CAGCTCTGCCGCCTTTTAACGGTTTCGTGTCAGAGTGGCTGACCTTTCAGGCCTTTCTGCTTTCACCTGCCCTGCCGATACCGATGCTCAGGCTGCTGATCCCGCTTGGCGCCGCGCTTCTGGCTTTGACAGGCGCGCTTGCCGCAGCCTGTTTTGTAAAGGCGTTCGGGGTCACTTTTCTGGGACACTGGAGAGGCCGCAGGAACCCGCGCATAAACGAGGGGGGCTGGGCCATGCGTTCAGGCATGATATTGGCCGCGCTTTCATGCCTCGCCCTCGGGATACTGCCCACTTTTTTCATTAACTGGCTGGATAATATTCCGGCGCAGCTGATCGGCACAAAGATCAATGCTTCAGCCGGGTCTTACGGCTGGATATGGCTTACACCGGTTGCGCCTGAGAGGGCGTCATATTCAGGCATCTCGGTATTTGCCGGCATACTCTTTGTCGTGGCTGCAACTTATATCGTCCTTCACATAAGGCGCAGCTCTGTAACAAGGGTGCCTATCTGGGACTGCGGTTTCCAGAAGATCAACGAGAGAATGCAGTACAACTCCACATCTTTTTCAATGCCTCTGCGCAGGATATTCGGATTCTTTTTCAGCATCAAAGAGCGTGTAAAACTTGTTCCGCGGCAGGCGGGACATAATGCCTTCCCCATGAGGCTGAATTATTCTCTCCGTATCAGGGACCGCTTCTGGGGATGGCTCTATATGCCGATCGTTCAATCGAGTTTCTGGGTAGCGCGGATGGCAGGCAGGCTTCAGCAGGGGCGCATTCAGGTGTACCTGATATATTCTTTTATAACTATCATAGTGCTGTTGATGTTCTTAAGATGAAACTTTACAGATTTATCATAGAAATTGTTCAGATAGCGATGCTCCTCGCATGCGCGCCGGCCTTTACCGGATGGGTGAGGATGCTGAAGTGCTGGTCGCAGGGACGCACAACAGCAGGCCTGTTCCAGCCCTACAGGGATCTCGCGAAATTATTTTCAAAAGATATGATACTGGCTGACAATGCGACATGGATATTCCGCTTTACGCCTTATCTCGTATTCGGGACCGCGGTGCTTGCGGGCGCGATCATCCCCATGCTCTCCATCCTTCCGATAGCATCGACCGCTGACGTCATCGTGCTTGTCGCGCTCTTTGCCATAGCGCGTTTCTTCACCGCGCTCGCGGGCATGGATATGGGAACAGCCTTCGGCGGCATGGGGTCAAGCCGCGAGATGACGATAGCATCTCTTGCCGAACCGGCCATGCTCATGGCTATCTTCACGGTCTCTCTTGCCACAGGGTCAACTTCCCTGTCGCATATGGTAGAGGTGATCTACAGCGGCCAGACCGTTATAAGGCCCTCCATAGGATTCGCCATGCTCGCTTTTATTTTGATAGCCCTGGCTGAAACAGGCAGGATACCGGTGGATAATCCGGCAACACACCTT
This genomic stretch from Nitrospirota bacterium harbors:
- a CDS encoding NADH-quinone oxidoreductase subunit H translates to MKLYRFIIEIVQIAMLLACAPAFTGWVRMLKCWSQGRTTAGLFQPYRDLAKLFSKDMILADNATWIFRFTPYLVFGTAVLAGAIIPMLSILPIASTADVIVLVALFAIARFFTALAGMDMGTAFGGMGSSREMTIASLAEPAMLMAIFTVSLATGSTSLSHMVEVIYSGQTVIRPSIGFAMLAFILIALAETGRIPVDNPATHLELTMIHEAMILEYSGRHLALIEWAGMMKLFLFVMIGIATFAPWGIAESGDLAILAVAFLFMALKLFFIGIGLVLIETGLAKMRIFRLTDFLGAAFLLATLGMLSYFMLE